The nucleotide sequence CTCGCAAATCGAATATCAACGGTTGGGCGTCGTTGCGGTAGATCGCAATGTCCGCGCGATTTCGTTTGGTGCCTACGCCATGCTGAGTGATGACCTTGGGAACGAATGCAcaaagcaagaagaaccaTTAGCAGGCGTCTATTACACGGTGTCATCACTCGGGAAGCAAACCATCAAACATGGGCCTCACTATACACATGTCATGCTCGGCCTCTCGCTTCGTAGCATTACCCAGAGAAGCAGGATCACGTCAGACGCGGCCATGTTTTAACAAAGTGACGAATGTCATCACCTCTCAGACTTGGATACCTTCCATGTCATTATGTGATACACTCGCAGGAATCAGGTAGACATGTAGGCAGAACGTCGAGAGCAACTGGTACACTACTGTCAGTATGCCATTCACGAGCAGGAATCAGGTGCAAACGTAGGCAGAAAGTCGACAGCAACCGGGTTGTACTACCCTTCACTCCCCTAATTAGGTACATTGACTGAACGGTCCAAGTTGCCGCCGTCCATACCCAAGTCCTACGCATCAAACAACACAAGTTATGCATCATAATAAATATATTGCACCAAGTGCCTCCACAAACATAGCGCCATCAATGCAACTACTCCAAATCAACCCAACAgctccagagccagagccaaagccaaagccaagccagaaagaaagaaagaataTACCGAGGACCCCAACGCCATCCGAGGTGCCCAGGAGGTAAAAAAACAGGCCATTAAAAATACTAGTACTTCATGAATACGCTAAAGTCATCAATCGCCCCATTTTGAACCATCTGCTATCTACAgtgcccttcttctctgcGGAACCAACAAAGTTGATTGATTGTCGATTCTAAGACATGTTGAATAGGGCCGCCACCACTACTTTCCTGATGCTGTGAACTCGTGTATAGTCTGGAATAAGCTGCTCTATGCTCGTTTGCGCAAAAACTAGTCGTCGCGTCGTCCAACAGCGTGTTGGTAAACTTAATATAGAAAGAACGCCTCAATTGAGACGTGGTAGGATGGTATTTAATGCTGCTTCGTGGCATTGCGGGCCTGTTTGTTGgcaatctgcttctccttAGGGATGGTCAACGCATTGATGCCGAGATAATCGCAGATGGCCGTAATGACAATGTATGCCCAGCGGAAGTACACCACcagagagaagaaaaagtatGCCCACAGGTAGTACAATTCCAAGGTGGCACTGATCTGCGGGAGGCCCAGTCGCGGAAGGTTTCCGAGGAATGCGCCGCCCACAAGCGGTGCAAGCATAACCGTCCAGTATGGGAAAGGCTGGCGAGTCAAGTGCGCAAGGATCATCTTGGTGGTCAGGCGGCCAAAGACAAAGGACATGGTCAAGCAGAACAGGACCAAGTGATTATCCGTCATCAATGTGCTGTAAGGAGAAAACACCCAGGCTCCGACCCCCAGCGTGAACACAGCCATCGGCGTCCACTCGGCGAACACGGGAATGACGGGAAGTCCCTGCTTCTGGCGTGCACATGCGACATTGTACAAGCAAAAGGGAATGTGTCCAGCGAGCAGGGACACAATAATCAAGCCAACCCAGATATCTCGGAATGACGTCTTGCCAAGCATGTCGGCCAGTCCAGGCAAGTTATCCCCAAGAGCATCGGCAAGAGGCAGAGTCCAGATATGAGGGCCCCAAATTCCCGAAGCAATCATGATGCTGCAAGCGATGAGCAAGCCTTCGGTAGGGCCGTTGATAACGCCCAGGTATAAGGTGTGAGTGTGGTACGTCTCCCAGGTCGAAAAGAACATGGCGAGACAAGGGCACAGGGCCGTAAAGATTCCGGCGTTCGATGttcccaagcccatggcAGCGGTTTCGAGTAAACTTGCGAGTGTGCAATTGAGAGAGTCGATTCCGTGGTCGAAGAGCTCGCCGAGTCCGCTCGAAGTTCCCGTCCTTCTCGCCTGCTTTCCATCAACGTTGTCCATGGTCTGATACATAAACAGACCGAATGCGAAGCTGAAGTACAGCCATGTTGGTCCCTAAACGCAAGTAATCGGTATTTAGCACTGCAATTGCGAATAACTCAGACTGGTTTGGCCAGAACGTACCGGTCCGACCAAGTCGGGCATATAAATGACCAGCAGGCCAATGTTACCCAGAATAAAAAAGAAGCCCAACAGGGTAACCATGTTTGGGGCAATCCATAACGGCAACACATTTACAAAGGCATTCCACTGTGGAAAGTCGACGAGTTAGTTTGGTGCATCTGCGCTGGCAAGCTTCTCGGAGCTACCCCACGTAGCACAGCTCTGGTGTTGAGAACTTGGAGTGCAAAAGTGGCGGCCAACCACCacgacaaagaaaaaaaagggtcCCACGTACCCATGGACCAAGGATGTATTTCGACACGGGCGACTTGTCGACGCTCGAATATTTGTACGACTTTAGATGTATCAGGGCATCATCAGAGATGCATTCGGCAGCAGCTTTCCCTAAGAGTAGGACAATGTCAGCAACCGACTGAGCCATGATGTCCAGAGCTTCAAAGCTCAAGCAGCCCAAATGATGTGCAGCTCCAAAGACTGGGTAGGTGCGTGCTTGTCCCTGGCATGCAAGGCTCCCACCCacttgagtcttgacatgGAAAAGGACGCACGTGGGCAAGGAAGAGTGTcaggagatgaagaaaaagggAACGCACTCGTATTGGGAGCCATGTTTGCGTCGTCTCGCGGCAGCAGGCTATCTCGTTCGTAAAAAGGCAGCGTTTcctcgttgtcgttgtcgctgccagagccagacG is from Pochonia chlamydosporia 170 chromosome Unknown PCv3seq00027, whole genome shotgun sequence and encodes:
- a CDS encoding sn-1,2-diacylglycerol cholinephosphotransferase (similar to Neosartorya fischeri NRRL 181 XP_001262043.1), with the translated sequence MVLSSSGSGSDNDNEETLPFYERDSLLPRDDANMAPNTRKAAAECISDDALIHLKSYKYSSVDKSPVSKYILGPWWNAFVNVLPLWIAPNMVTLLGFFFILGNIGLLVIYMPDLVGPGPTWLYFSFAFGLFMYQTMDNVDGKQARRTGTSSGLGELFDHGIDSLNCTLASLLETAAMGLGTSNAGIFTALCPCLAMFFSTWETYHTHTLYLGVINGPTEGLLIACSIMIASGIWGPHIWTLPLADALGDNLPGLADMLGKTSFRDIWVGLIIVSLLAGHIPFCLYNVACARQKQGLPVIPVFAEWTPMAVFTLGVGAWVFSPYSTLMTDNHLVLFCLTMSFVFGRLTTKMILAHLTRQPFPYWTVMLAPLVGGAFLGNLPRLGLPQISATLELYYLWAYFFFSLVVYFRWAYIVITAICDYLGINALTIPKEKQIANKQARNATKQH